The region CGCTGCCGGTCGAGTTCGATGCCTCGAAGCGCGCGCTCGCTCAGCTGCAGACCACCGGCGCGATCGCGCCTCAGGAAGTGGCGGGCGCCAAGCAGGTGCTCGATGCCGCCGCACTCACCTACGTGGCGGCGGCCGCCATGGCCGCACTCCAGCTCCTGCGCATGGTGCTGCTCCGCAACAGTCGCAACTAGCGGTCGCGCAGGACTCGAAAACGAAGCGGCGCGGCGATCGATCGCCGCGCCGCTTCGCTATCGGTGCTCAGGTCAGCCCTGCGCGACCATGTCCTTCAGTTCCTTCGAAACCTTGAAGACCGGGACCTTGCGGGGCGGTACCGGAACCGCTTCGCCGGTGCGCGGATTGCGCGCGATCCGAGACTTGCGGTCCTTCACCCGGAAGGTGCCGAAACCGCGGATTTCGATGTGGTGGCCGTTGGCGAGCGCCCGGGCCACCGCGTCGAGAAACTTGTCGACGGTCTCAGCCACGTCTTTTTTCGTGAGTCCGGTGCGCTCCGAGATCTGGTCGACGATATCCGCCTTGGTCATTGCTTCCTCCTGAACGTGCCGGCGGCACCGGATCCCCCGGGTCTCGGGCACGAAGACGACTTGATCGCGGGGCAGGCTAGCACGCGGGCGAATCCTGTCAATGGCCTTTTGGACAACGCCTTACGACTCCGGCAGGCGCAGCGCCCGACGTCGCGCCTGCTCGATCGGATGAGCGCGGGAAGCAGCCAGACCGGCGGCGAGAAGCGGCTTGCCGCGCGCAGCCTCCGCGCCCCATTCGCGCGCGAATGCCCCATTACGGATCTGGTCGAGAATCCGATGCATCTCGGCGCGTGAGCTCGCGCCGATCACGCGCGGGCCGCGCGTCAGATCGCCGAACAGCGCGGTCGCGCTGATCCCCTCGCGCACTCCGGTCACCCCGCGATCTCTCAGCATGTCGGCGAGTGCGGCGAGCTGCTGGACGCACTCGAGGTAAGCGATCTCCGGCGAATAGCCGGCCTCGACCAGGGTCTCGAATGCAGCCGTGACCAGCGCGTTCATCCCGCCGCACAGCACCACCTGCTCGCCGAACAGGTCGACTTCGGTCTCTTCGCGCACCGTGGTGCGGATCAGTGTCGCGCGCCCGCACCCGATCGCGTAAGCGTACGCTTCGGCCACCTGCCAGGCGGAGCCGCTCGCGTCCTGGTGCACCGCGAGATACGCCGGCAGCCCCGCGCCTGCCACGAAGCGCTCGCGCAGGACCGCGCCGGGGCCGGTCGGCGAGACCAGCACCGCGTCGGTCGCCGCCCCGAACGTGAGCGCCCCGTAGAGCAGGTTATAGCCGTGCGCGAACACCACCGCGTGCGCCCGCTCGAGCGGCGGGCCGAGTTCGTGCCACAGC is a window of Candidatus Eisenbacteria bacterium DNA encoding:
- a CDS encoding integration host factor subunit beta, producing the protein MTKADIVDQISERTGLTKKDVAETVDKFLDAVARALANGHHIEIRGFGTFRVKDRKSRIARNPRTGEAVPVPPRKVPVFKVSKELKDMVAQG
- the ilvC gene encoding ketol-acid reductoisomerase yields the protein MNPARTGAHEDLALLRRGPVAILGYGHQGEAHALNLRDAGLEVVVGARAGHAAFERAVAHGFAPLALGEAVTRAATVAMLLPDEVVPELWHELGPPLERAHAVVFAHGYNLLYGALTFGAATDAVLVSPTGPGAVLRERFVAGAGLPAYLAVHQDASGSAWQVAEAYAYAIGCGRATLIRTTVREETEVDLFGEQVVLCGGMNALVTAAFETLVEAGYSPEIAYLECVQQLAALADMLRDRGVTGVREGISATALFGDLTRGPRVIGASSRAEMHRILDQIRNGAFAREWGAEAARGKPLLAAGLAASRAHPIEQARRRALRLPES